The Helianthus annuus cultivar XRQ/B chromosome 11, HanXRQr2.0-SUNRISE, whole genome shotgun sequence region taatgtcTCCATGAACACACATGGAAATAAACGAAcgcaaacaagcgttcatgaacataatatataatcgactgatacttattaaatattttatttgtcggaattttgaagcatttaaataaaatataaaaactaaaaacattaatgaactatcaaacacaatcgaacataaacgaacacgttatcgaacattcacgaacataaatgaacgaacttggcttctgttcatgttcgttcatttataactaaacgaacaaaatttcttgttcgtgttcgttcatttattaaacgaacaaacacaaacaaatttcccgccgaacagttcacaAACTGTTCTTTTGCAACCCTACTTGTGAATAATGTGCTCATGTATGTCAACACTTTAGATGGTGAAGCTTCGGAACCAGCTAAGTCAGGCGAACGAAAACCCGAGGCCCCACCAAAGAACGTTGAACCCGAGGGTAGCAACATACCTGAGAAGGCGGTTGGAATCTTGAAAAAGAAAGCACCTGCTTTATGCGATAAAGAATTGAACCCCGAGTTTTTCCAAAGACTTGAAAAACGGGTTTCTGGTGAAGTTGAAGTGGTTGTTCCTCGAAGATTTGTGAAGTCATCAAATGAGCAGAATGGGGAAGAGTCGGGTTTGAACGAGACAGATGTCGGGTCACAGTCGAAAGAGGGTTATCAGAAAATGGACCGAGGAATCGGTGGGCCTTCTAGAAGGCGGGAGTTTGAAGATACGAATGATTCGAATCAAAGAGAGGGGTTTAGGAGTAATAAAGGGAATTGGTTGGCTATTCAGAGGCAATTGCTACAATTGGAGAGACAACAGGCTCATCTTATGAACATGTTGCAGGTATTACGTTCTCATATTATTGATGTGTTTGTTACTTTGTTATGATTACAAAAGTAGTATTATTTCAATAATGATCTCAAGTTTTGCATTGATAATAGACTTTGGGTGACTTTCAACCGATTCCTCCTTTTTGCTAATTTTTTATATGATCTTTTTGAGATAAAACACTACCCAAATTGACCCAGTTCGTAGCTTATTTGACATGTTCATCCGTTTTGCTAATTTTTTATATGATCCTTTTGAGATAAAATACTACCAAAATTGACTCAATTCATAAGTAAATATGTTGAAAATGCCACCTCAGATTAAATAAAAAATAGCTAAAGAAGAAGCATGTCAAATTGGTCAAACCGGCCAAATGGTTCAACGGTCGCCAAAATTGTATTTTATATAcagttgtaaacgaaccgaacgttcaacaaacagttcgtgaacggttcagcgggaagttcgtttacgttcgtgtattaataaacaaatgaacatgaacaagaaattccgtttgattagttaaatgaacgaatacGGACAGATGTCTCgttcgttcatttgtgttcgtgagCGTTTGGTAATGTGTTTGTGAACAttcgtttatttatgtttgtttattttgttCCTAAAGAATTTTGTACTTTTATTTAATTTATCTAGactttttatattctttaattCTTATTTGTTTATTACCGTAACAAATAAAATAGAAAACCTCATTCCCACCTTGTTTATACACTGTTCCCCATCGACGAATACTATCGACCTCTGTTCCACGGTCAGGGCTTCAAGTTCCAGCGCTGCTCTCTCCTCCATCCACCTCTAGCCTCCATCGACAAATATAAAACCTTTTTTATTCAACCGAAAGAAAATACATTATATTATTGAAATATATGATATTTGTGATCATATTTGCCACACTAAATGCGTAATGTTTGTAGAAAACAAAAATTGGAGGAAAAAGTGTTTCAGGACCTGACCCGTTTTGACATGACCAAAAACGTTACCTGTTTTGATTCGTCACCTAAACCTACTCATTTGTTAATTTACATGTCTCaaaaaggtttttttttggtATTGCAGGATTTCATGGGTGGATCTCATGATGGCATGATGACTCTCGAGAACCGAGTGCGGGGTCTCGAACGTGTTGTCGAAGACATGGCCCGTGATCTCTCATTATCAGCTAATAATAATCGAAGAGGTGGCAACTACAAGATGGGATTTGAGGAAACCGGTAGACCATTAGGGAAATACAACGGTTTCTCCGACTACCCTAATACAAAGTTGGGTAGAAACGATGACCCGATGTCTTACATGGGCTCAACTATGAGGGGTAGAGGATCTTCGTGGAGGTCCGACGGGCCCGAAAATTGGGACTACCATTCATACGGCAGAAACCCACAAATGGGCTTAAGGAGAGGGATGGATGGTAGGTCACCTAAATCAGAACCCGAAACCGAGCCCGTTAACAGGAGAGGTTGGGGGGATAAAGGGGTTGGGCCTGTGCCCGGGCCCGCTAGGTTCGGTGAGGGACCATCGGCCAGAAGTGTTTGGCAAGCTTCAAAAGATGAAGCCACATTGGAAGCAATCAGGGTGGCGGCTGGTGAAGACAACGGGCCTGCCCGAACTGCCCGAGTGGCGGTTCCTGAAATGACTGCTGAAGCAATGGGAGATGAGAATGTGCAGGATCGGGACCCGGTTTGGACTGCTTGGAGTAATGCGATGGATGCGGTTCATGTTGGTGATGCTGATACAGCTTTTGCTGAAGTTTTGTCTACTGGAGATGATTTATTGCTTGTGAAGTTGATGGACCGGACGGGCCCGGTGATTGATCAGCTATCTAGTGAAGTCGGGACTGAAGTTTTGCATGCTGTTGCACAATTTCTTCCGGACCAAAATGTGTTTGATATTTGCTTGTCTTGGCTTCAACAGGTATGCCTTATTATCTATAATACAAATTTACCTACATATACAAAGAAGATGGGCGGCAATAGTTCCGCCATCCCATTGGTGGAAAAGGGCGGCTGCCCccgtcgtttttttttttttttttttttttttgcatttttaagCTTAGTGTAATTATAATTGAGCATCATCAATAGTACACGTGGTTGAGTGGTTTTGATGTATGTATATGCCCAAACAAATTCAATAGACAACTCCATTGGTCCaaccaatttacgattttatccacagtttaaaattacggtcttgcccccagttcaaaataaaatgatGCTttccccctagctcaaaattacgatttgcccccagttcaaaaatatgattttgctcccttttcaaaaattatgatttcgccctgaGTTCaatattatgattttgccctcggttcaaataaaattatgcttttgcccccagctcaaaat contains the following coding sequences:
- the LOC110890213 gene encoding microtubule-associated protein TORTIFOLIA1, which produces MATKSLKSKKPPSTPSPPKQPTSSSSSSRSSLSSHLAMIELKHRILTSLSKLSDRDTHQIAVEDLEKIIQTLTPDGTTMLLNSLYEATGDSNKPAVKKESIRLLYLFCATHTDSAATHLTKIIAHVVKRLKDSDSGVKDACRDAIGELSGLYLKGDVGENVGSVVSLFVKPLFEALNDQNKGVQSGAAMCLAKMVEMASDPPISAFQKLCVRICKYLNNPNFLAKAALLQVVSSLSQVGAISPQGLEPLLQSIHDCLTNSDWAARKAAADALIALALHSTNLITGKTGPTITALEECRFDKIKPARDSIVEALQQWQRLAGGSEDQKAPGHDGEASEPAKSGERKPEAPPKNVEPEGSNIPEKAVGILKKKAPALCDKELNPEFFQRLEKRVSGEVEVVVPRRFVKSSNEQNGEESGLNETDVGSQSKEGYQKMDRGIGGPSRRREFEDTNDSNQREGFRSNKGNWLAIQRQLLQLERQQAHLMNMLQDFMGGSHDGMMTLENRVRGLERVVEDMARDLSLSANNNRRGGNYKMGFEETGRPLGKYNGFSDYPNTKLGRNDDPMSYMGSTMRGRGSSWRSDGPENWDYHSYGRNPQMGLRRGMDGRSPKSEPETEPVNRRGWGDKGVGPVPGPARFGEGPSARSVWQASKDEATLEAIRVAAGEDNGPARTARVAVPEMTAEAMGDENVQDRDPVWTAWSNAMDAVHVGDADTAFAEVLSTGDDLLLVKLMDRTGPVIDQLSSEVGTEVLHAVAQFLPDQNVFDICLSWLQQLLDMIVENGSDNVEIPMDLKREILVNLNEAASTIEPPDDWEGMVPDQLLLQLASAWDIDLQQLEK